A stretch of DNA from Desmospora activa DSM 45169:
TCTGTTTAAGGCCCTGGAGATGGTGCGAATCCCCTTGGTTTTATACATATCGTAGATGCGTCGGACGATGGCCGATTCGTTCGGATCAGTGACTACTTTCCCGTTTTCATCGGTAGTGTAGCCATAGGGCGCAAAGGTGTGAAGATCTTTCCCCTCCAAGAATTTACGTTCCATTCCCATGCGAACCCGCTCCCCGAGGTTTTCCCGTTCCCACTGGGCCATAGAGCCTACCAAAGTGATAAAAAAGCGACCCATGGCCGTCGTTGTATCAAAAACCTCCGTGACGGATTTAAAGGCGATTTTCTTTTCTTCCAGCAAATTAATCACTAAATGCAGATCCACCACTGAACGGACAAGGCGATCAAGGCGGTATACAACAAGCACATCAAATTGTTTTTCTTTTGCATCCCGGAGCATTTGTTGCATTCCTGGCCGTTCTAAATTCTTGGCGGAATATCCATCATCCTTATAGCTGCCGTCCTCTTCCCACCCTTGAGACTGGATGAATTGACGACAACGGGCAGCCTGAGCTGATAGACTGAACCCTTCTCGGGCTTGTTCATCCGTGCTTACTCGAATATAAGTTCTGGCCCGCATATTTCCTCCTTTAGGCACTATCTTTTTGTCGTTGTTTCTCCTCATTTTTTCGATAGATAGATAAGCATTCCCAAGAGCAAAAATGCAATTCGATCATACGTTCGGAATAACGGATGAACATAGGAACTCATGAGTGCGGGAAATCATTTAGACCAGATAGTTCCTTACGGCACTGATCGCAAACGTGTTTTATCACAGATGAAAGTCCTCCTATAATACGTGTTTTATCTTATATACCTTCAACCGAAAATGTACCATCTCCTCAACCACTCGAAAATGTTCAGCTAAATCCCAGGGAGTATATATACCTCGTCTTACAGCACGTTGAAGCTTGTCCACGGGGAGCAAACGATCACAAGCCCAACGCCATGCACGGTCTTCCCCGCGAATGATCTCTAACTGGTTTTGAAATATCTTGTATGGCCTGGGAAAACCGAAGCCTACAGAGGTGTAATAATGACCGATCTCCTCGGCGATCACGCAGCGGACCAGTGGCACATTCGTCCGAATAGATTCATTGACGCAAATTGCCGGGAAACGTCCACCTGTATAAAATCCTTTCAATTCCGAATTGAATGGACAAAAATGAACTGGAACTCCCAATCGTTTGGCTTCCTTGATCAACTCAAAAGGCATGGTTACACTCCCTCCTAGTATCATCTCCCTTGGAACAATAAACCTGCTTCCTTTGAAGGGGAGCAGGTTATCTATCTCTGTATATATTATTCGAATAAGAACGTTAGTTTGTGTCCACTTCACAAAACTTTTTTCAAAAGTTTCACGTCTGTCTCCAGATCATCCATTCGCTTCTGCAATGAACTCACTGGAGACTGTAGTTCACTCGCAAAGGCTGTTTGTTCTGCGATAGTATCCACCCGATCTTCAATTCGCTCCAGCCTTTTGTTAACCTCATCAAAACGCTTGTCGATCTGATCAAACCTTTGATCCATGTTGTTCAGTTTCTCAAGAATCACGTCTAGTTTGTCACCCACCATATATTCCCCCGTTAATTCCCATATCTTATCCCAATCATTTAATCCGTTTCAACTCTCTTATTTCCGTTTCTTGTTCAAGCGACCGCGTGGCTAAAGCCTCTAAAATGCGGTCTTGTCGTTCCTGCCCCTGTACCAACTGTTGAAGAAGTTCATCCTGTTTATCCTGACTCTCTTTGAGGGAGGCAACGTTTTCCTTAATAAATGCGACTTCCCCCTGAAGATGGCGGGCATCGGATGTCAAGGCCTCCAATTTTGCGTTGGTAACTTCCTGTGCCTCTAAAATTGTCCTCAGCATTCCCTTCGTTTCCTCCATGGTTTATTCTCCTTTCAGCTGTCACGAATAATTCATCAGGGAGTAACGATACCTGGTTTTAATCTTTTCGCTCGTGTCCCCTGGTTTTCCTTCGTTCTTCCCCCTTTCTCCTTATTCATTGTCAGCATCCTCTTTTTCTTTCTTCTTTAACTTCTCTTGTTCCTCCCGGTAACTCTTCGCGATCTTGATTCCCATAATGATATCCCGAACCATCTCTTCTGAAAGCGGTTCCGTAGGATCGCCTGGGCGGCTAGTATATAGATCCGTAATTCCTTCTTCTCTAGCTAGTTTCTCAAGTTCCCGCCATGCTTGGGAGTAGCTATCGTTCTCTGGATTGGGGTTATCTGTGCGGCCTAGCAAGTAATCAGTTGACGTGTTATAAAAATCAGCAAATTTTTGCAAGGTTTCAGTATCAGGTTCGCTTCTACCATTTTCGTAATGAGAATATCTCGCTCTTGTTAGCCCTAAATGTTTTGCAATATCCTCTTGAGTTCTTTTACCCCTAAGCAACTTTAACCTTTGTCCGAGCATGTTCAATATAATTCCTTTCAGTTTAGCATGTAATTTACAGATAAATTCTTGACCTTACCTACTAGTATAGATACAAAACTTATCGCTGAAAACAAATGATAAGAAAAGTATCAAAAACATATTGACGATACATTTATTATCTATTATGATGAAATCAGCGATAAAATTTGTATCAAAATTGGAGGTGATCCAATGACCAGAGATAGATTAATTCAAGAACGATTGAACAGAAATCTAACCCAAAAAGAAGTTGCTGAAATGATGAGCATTTCAGAGGTTTTCGTCCGGAAAATTGAGAAAAGGAAAGCGAATCCAGGACGAAAGACTATGCTAAAGTTTGAAAAACTATATGGCGTTAGTGAAAGAAGTCTATTCCCTGATCTTTTTCATGTAAATATTGATACAAAATGTATCGGACAATTAAAACCCACTGGTACAGAAAGGAGCTAATTGACATGCCAAAACTTAAGCCGGGTGAGAAGATCATTGTCCCTCGATCAAAGGTCCAGGAAATCGCTCCTATAGTCATGCAGATTCTTTTACGGATCAAACAAGAAGAGCAGCAAAAGGAGCAGGAGGCGATCAACTCATAAACCCGATGGATTCACAAGCCCTCAATCAGTTTAAACGGAAATGGAAGCTGAGTCATCAAAAAATTGCGAGGAGTGGGAATAATGTGGGCGGTCCATCAGCGGATGGCAGAACTTTGGACGATCCAGCAACGACAAGGGCTATCCCCTGAGCAAATCACCGAAATGGCGCACTGTCTGAAAGTCAATGTTCAACGGGCTTGGCGGATTGCGTTTCTGATGGAATGCAGCTACCTGGCACACACGACGAACGATGTGGAGTGGCAATTTGAGATTTGCGCAGAGCTTGAAAAGTTGGGCGAAACCACACCGAGATAAGGGAGGATGAAAAATTGAAAACTGAGCAATGGAACGGTTACGAAATCCGGTTCGTGGAAGTGGAAGGCGAGTGGTGGGCGGTTGCGAAGGATATTGCGGAAGCGTTGGGGTACAGAAATGCACCGGATATGACCCGGAACTTAGGAGACGACGAAAAAGGTTTTACGCAGATTGTGCGTAGTACCCAAGGCGGAAATCCAAATGTAAGTATCATTTCAGAGTTTGGCATATATGAAGCGATCTTAAACAGTCGTCGTAAAGAAGCCAAAGCGTTCAAAAAATGGGTCAAGCAAATAATCAAGGAGTTACGCCATCAATCCGGTTTAGAAGGATTCCAAGTCTTCCGCATGATGGACAAAGACCATCAGAAAAAGGCGATGGGCGTTATCAAACAAACATTGGGCATCCAAGCAGAAGAAAAACACTACATCAAGGCTAACACCGTAGCGAATAAAGCGATCTCCAACAAACACGGCATTCCAAAGATGATCAAAAAAGGCGATATGACGCCGGAGATGTTGAAAGAACGGCAACCGATCTTAGAGGAAGCGGCACAGCTTACCGCCATCAAGGAAGCGTTTGGGCTGGATATATCGGTATCTGATGCGATCTATAAGAAGTGGAGCAAGGATGTCCATTAAGTGGACACCCCCTGAAGGGAGGTGAAAAAGGTGGAATGGTTTGAACCGGTGATCCTGGAGGACGGGGAAAGACCCCTAGAATCACAAGAACTGTACGAAGCGATGATGTACCTGGCACACGTACACGACGAATAAGGGGGGTGATCGAGTGGGGGATAAACTTTACGGTCATGTTGATGTAGGTTACCCGGTTCCAAAGGAACAGCCGGACACGGAGCAGCCAGAAAAAGAAAAAGTCGGTGATCAAAAATCAGAAGCGATCACCGACCTTTTCCGAAGCTTTATCGGCAGTGCACCACCACTGGCCGATAAATAAAACAAACCAACCTACTCCCAGCTTACCGTATTGATGGACTGGGAGCAACCCAAGGAGAGATCGGAATGGAACTACTGGAGCACAAGAAAGAGATTGCAGGCTGTTACCTGATGCATACGGCCAAGGTGAAAACGGCTGAACCACTGATGATCGATTTCAAGCCTGACGTAGAGATTCTAGCCGTCAACGCGGCCATCAAAGCAGGATACCACCCGGCGGGATATTTTCTCTATAACCCGCAGGCTACGGAAATAGATGAGTGTCTTTATCTGATCAAATGGGAATCCGCGAAAAGCTGCAGTTGAAGGAGAGGGCAAAAATGCGAACAAGCGATAACATCGATGAAATCTGTAAAGCATTGGTCGGCTTCCATTCGGAAGTCGGCCGGATCGCAAAAGATGGAACCAACCCACACCTGAAAAATCGGTATGCCACCATTGACGCAATCATGGAAGAAATACGCCCAGCTCTTGCAAAACACGGGCTGTTTGTAATGCAGCTCCCCACGAATCTGGATGACGGATCGATCCGGTTGGTGACACGCCTTTATCACCAATCCGGTCAACTGATGGAGTCCGACCCGATCATAGTAAAGCCACAAAAGAATGATGCGCAGGGGATCGGATCAGCGGTGACATATGCACGACGTTACAGCTTAACCTCCTTCCTTAGTCTCAGTACAGGAGACGACGATGACGGACATGCGGCAAGTGCTCCCACGACACCGACGCCACAAGGGAACGGTCAGGGAGCGCCTAGAGCAACACAAGGAAACCGCCAGCGTCTCGCTAGTGAATTGCAAATAAAAAAGATCATGGCAACGGTTAACCAAGTGGGTATCACTGATGAAGCACTTAAAAAATACATGATGCGCGAATATGGCAAACGATCCAAGAAGGAGTTAACCACCAATGAAGCCAGCGCGCTGATCAAAATGCTTGAGGGATATCAAGGAGGCGGTGGCGATCAGCAAACGGCCAAGGGTTGACGTAGACGACTGGGGCGGCATCGTATACGGCCGGCACGCTGGCGAAGTCCTGGAGTCTACACCGGACGAGGACGGGCGTTGGAGTATCTACCCACAGCGCCACCCCTCCAGGGTGATATACCGCTGGATGAGCAAGAGACAAGCAAAACGAGCGATAAAACAACATTTTCAGGAGGGTGATCGATAATGCTCCACTTTTGGCAAGAGGTTGTAAACCACGAAGAGGACTTGAAAGCGCACCGGGAACTGTACGCCGAGGTAACGCGGAGTTATGCCTATTACCAAACTATCGGCGATCATAAGCGAGCGATGGCACGACTTGAGGAAATCGCATGGCGGGCACGGGAGATCCAGCGACTTGAGCGGATTGTCGAACGGAAGCAAGCTGCCAGACAGAAGGCGCGGGAGTTTATGGCTGGGGCTTGATGCCCTGGCACATCAAGGAGGGGAAAACGATGGAAACACGGATTGTGACGATTACGAACAGGGATTGGTTCCGTGGAACAAAGGTTGTTGAAGTTGAGTGGAAATGCCCGACCTGCGGGGAACCGATGGGAGAGCCAAAGTTAAGGCGATTTTGCGAAGACGGCGAATGGTACGACGTAC
This window harbors:
- a CDS encoding ImmA/IrrE family metallo-endopeptidase; translated protein: MPFELIKEAKRLGVPVHFCPFNSELKGFYTGGRFPAICVNESIRTNVPLVRCVIAEEIGHYYTSVGFGFPRPYKIFQNQLEIIRGEDRAWRWACDRLLPVDKLQRAVRRGIYTPWDLAEHFRVVEEMVHFRLKVYKIKHVL
- a CDS encoding helix-turn-helix transcriptional regulator; its protein translation is MTRDRLIQERLNRNLTQKEVAEMMSISEVFVRKIEKRKANPGRKTMLKFEKLYGVSERSLFPDLFHVNIDTKCIGQLKPTGTERS
- a CDS encoding DUF7667 family protein encodes the protein MWAVHQRMAELWTIQQRQGLSPEQITEMAHCLKVNVQRAWRIAFLMECSYLAHTTNDVEWQFEICAELEKLGETTPR
- a CDS encoding BRO-N domain-containing protein, producing MKTEQWNGYEIRFVEVEGEWWAVAKDIAEALGYRNAPDMTRNLGDDEKGFTQIVRSTQGGNPNVSIISEFGIYEAILNSRRKEAKAFKKWVKQIIKELRHQSGLEGFQVFRMMDKDHQKKAMGVIKQTLGIQAEEKHYIKANTVANKAISNKHGIPKMIKKGDMTPEMLKERQPILEEAAQLTAIKEAFGLDISVSDAIYKKWSKDVH
- a CDS encoding ERF family protein; its protein translation is MRTSDNIDEICKALVGFHSEVGRIAKDGTNPHLKNRYATIDAIMEEIRPALAKHGLFVMQLPTNLDDGSIRLVTRLYHQSGQLMESDPIIVKPQKNDAQGIGSAVTYARRYSLTSFLSLSTGDDDDGHAASAPTTPTPQGNGQGAPRATQGNRQRLASELQIKKIMATVNQVGITDEALKKYMMREYGKRSKKELTTNEASALIKMLEGYQGGGGDQQTAKG